AAAGTTGGGCGATTGCGAAGAATTTGTGGCGGGCGACAATTCGATTTTGCGGGAGTTGTTGTACCCCGATAAGCAGCCGATCGACCTGCGCTATAGCTTGGCCCATGCGATTTTGCCCGTGGGCGAAACCTCGCTGCCCCACTCCCTGACTACCTCAGAGGTCTACTACATCATGGCGGGGCGGGGAGAAATGCACATCGATGGCGAGGTGCAAATCATTGAGCCAGGGGATGCGGTTTATATTCCGCCCAACGCTAAACAATTCGTGCGCAGCTTGGGGCCCGAGCCGCTGACCTTCATCTGTTTGGTGGATCCGGCCTGGCGCAAGGAAGATGAAACGGTTTACGGGAGCGAATCCTAGGGCTTGTTATCAAGTCGCCCACAACCCTGGCTCCACCGCTGACCGACCGAGAGGGACAAGGGGCTTAAGCCCCTTGTTACGCCGCTTGGGGCATGGAAAATCAACTGTTTTCGTTGAATCCCAGGAAATGAAGACAGACCCTGACGACCTGTGCCAGTTACAGGAG
This portion of the Limnothrix sp. FACHB-406 genome encodes:
- a CDS encoding cupin domain-containing protein — translated: MLVRKLGDCEEFVAGDNSILRELLYPDKQPIDLRYSLAHAILPVGETSLPHSLTTSEVYYIMAGRGEMHIDGEVQIIEPGDAVYIPPNAKQFVRSLGPEPLTFICLVDPAWRKEDETVYGSES